The following are encoded together in the Robertmurraya sp. FSL R5-0851 genome:
- the flgC gene encoding flagellar basal body rod protein FlgC produces the protein MSIFHSINTSASALTAQRLRMDVISSNMANVDTAGYRRKSVVLQPKEGNFSSFMSQAMSKQTTGVGNGVKVSKIVEDTETPFKLVYDPEHPDSDENGYVELPNVDPLREMVDLISATRSYEANVTVMNASKGMLMKALEIGK, from the coding sequence ATGTCTATTTTTCATAGCATCAATACTTCAGCATCTGCTTTAACGGCACAAAGATTGCGCATGGATGTTATCTCTTCCAATATGGCAAACGTAGACACAGCGGGTTATAGAAGGAAATCAGTTGTGCTTCAGCCCAAGGAAGGAAACTTTTCTTCTTTTATGAGCCAAGCAATGTCAAAACAAACGACAGGTGTTGGAAACGGAGTAAAAGTTTCTAAAATTGTTGAAGACACAGAAACTCCTTTTAAACTTGTGTATGACCCTGAACATCCTGATTCGGATGAAAATGGCTATGTAGAACTACCGAATGTTGATCCACTACGTGAAATGGTGGATTTAATTAGCGCGACTAGATCATATGAAGCAAACGTGACTGTAATGAACGCATCTAAAGGAATGCTTATGAAAGCATTAGAGATCGGTAAATAA
- the fliE gene encoding flagellar hook-basal body complex protein FliE has product MTISIPSVSKVFQSNAAISTPSTTPYEAQKSFASVLKDSIEKVNEAQNQSDVMTEKLARGENVDLHQVMIASQKASITMSATIEVRNKVIEAYQEVMRMQV; this is encoded by the coding sequence ATGACTATATCTATTCCATCTGTATCTAAAGTTTTTCAATCAAATGCAGCAATTTCTACTCCATCTACTACACCATACGAAGCACAAAAGAGTTTTGCGTCCGTATTAAAGGATTCAATTGAAAAAGTTAATGAAGCACAAAACCAATCAGATGTGATGACAGAGAAATTGGCAAGAGGCGAAAATGTAGATCTTCACCAAGTGATGATTGCAAGTCAAAAAGCAAGCATTACCATGTCAGCAACGATTGAAGTGAGAAATAAAGTCATTGAAGCATATCAAGAAGTAATGAGAATGCAAGTTTAA